Genomic segment of Gigantopelta aegis isolate Gae_Host chromosome 10, Gae_host_genome, whole genome shotgun sequence:
CTTGAGGTTGGATGTGAATGACGCAAAATGAATATGCACACAATTTTTTTCCTGGTTTACAGTAATTTACATCTAGACTAAATTCCTCTATGTAGTACAAAACAGAAAGTAGACATTTAAAAAAGTTTCAACTTGAATCATACCAACTTTATTTCTCGGTTATAAAAAGGTGCAGGGATTAAGTTGTCATTCACAAAATTGCCAAAtgctaattaaggttcaattgggtgaatatatttcattattcagcttaaatttgttttgtttaatgacacaactaagaacactgatttaaatattaatcatgaaatactggatgtcaaatattcagtaactatgatatatatatagtctttagCAGGAAACCTGCtttatttctccattagtatcaagtgatattttatatgtaccattcctcAAACAGCATAGCACAttatataccacgacctttgatataccagttgtggtgcactggctggaatgagaaatagataAAAATTCTAGACAGACCGTCCACCtatagatattttattaataattcaaaAGCAGAGGTAATTTCAAAACTGTATGCTGTTTTAACAATCATCATTTTGGCTGTCTGGCTAAATAGGACTTGAATTTgccactttttttttatcaaatctgccaatacatacagtatacatgtactatcctgtctgtgggatggtgcatataaaagaccccttgctactaatgaaaaatgtagcaggtttcctaggactacatgttaaaattactaaatgtttgatgtcaaaaagctgatgattaataaatccaattgcagagaacattttgttttcaaaatcttgatttgcaatattttaagtcaattgaaaattgattagcaactaagtttaatgttttaaaattgtgtagcaatctccgAAACATGCAAAGCGACTGAACATAATGTTCCCcgtctagtggtgtcattaaacaaaacaggcaTTAATTTTCTTCCAAGTgataattattgtattaataattaattaatatgacaCCATAACATTACCAAAATAATGTGTTCTTGATTCTGAATGTTTGTAACTGGGAGCAGCTTGGTAGTTGCTGTTATGTCTGTATCTCTCGCGATCTACAAATGCTGGAATCACTCTCCACTCCCTGCCACATTGATCAAGTTTGACAATATCTGTAACACTGCCAAGTAGATCTTGAGTAGAAGTAAACCCCAGTCTGCAACTATCTAATGCCACCCCAAATCTCCTTGAAAATGCTATATCAAAGTGTGTTAGTGGTAAACCATCAGGGTATGATGCAAACAATTGGTTTATTTGGTTTCTAATAAACAAAGGAACTGATGGCTGATGTTTTGATCTCCAGTTTCGACTATTTGACGAACCAGTTCTATTTCGTAAAACAGCATATTTTTTAGGTTTGGGGATATTTTGACGAGCGACTAAACGTTCAATGTGCTTTGTTGTCGAGTCAGAAGGTGTCTGCAACACGAGCATGCCATTTTTCCATGAGATACTAATAGTTTCTGGTATGTCTTTGACAAAATCTTCTGCTGTATTATAACCCAGTTTTCTGAACGGGAGCGGTGTACCAATAAACGTTTCATAGTCTTTTTTCAGTTCTCCAAGGGTCAAACCAACAGGAGAAGAAAGCAGCAGAGctcttatttgttttaatacttcTGTCTTAATGGATGCATTGAAAGACAttataatttacataaaatattatcacaTTTTCTATAAATGATATTTTTCTGCGAATGTCACTTCTTCAATTGGACATAAATCAttgcaaaaataacaaatgaaaaacaaaaataaacttccaGCACTTTCAAACTACACTTTCTTTGACCatggtttatataaaaacataattgtaTGTTTTGGAACGAAATCTGTTGAAACACCCCGTATGAATCCTGGAtataattgatttaattaaagGTAAGATTTCCAATTCAGTTTCCTTATGTATTTGGTGTAATACTAATAGTATAACTTTTGAGAAACATTTTAGAAAAaggtaatttgttttgttttctttatttttctctgCTATcgtttaaacattatttatagtTTTAAGAACTTGTGAAGGCTGAGTCAAAACGTACCCATACCGAAACGTATCCAATCAAAACGTGACCATAGAAAACGTACCAACCAGGACACACCTTTATTTTGGTAAAAACGCAcccatgtttataatatttttattgatcAATATATTATCCAAAATGTAATTCATTATTGTCCTAAGTCATATctgtgcattttaaaatatggtggCCTCTTGGGTCAGActaaattattaatgtaattattaagTAACCTTGGATTTTTCTAGATCATAGAAACGAAATATCCATATTACACTAGGAATGAGAGGAATCatgaacatttttgtttttgtcatttaaaccaAAATGTACCTTACCAAAATGTACCGACTTTTTATCAAAACTTACCCAGTGTAACTTAAAGTTTGTGGAGAGgaaattaattatcaaattTGCTGAAATACCAAAACGTAcccatgtttataatatttttattgatcAATATATTATCCAAAATGCAATTAATTTTTGTCCTAAGTCATATctgtgcattttaaaatatgatggcCTCTTGGGTCAGACTAAATTATTaatgtgcgcgcgcgcgcgcgcgcgcgcgtgcgtgcgtgcgtgcgtgtgtgtgtgtgtgtgtgtgtgtgtgtgtgtgtgctaaagGCAATGTATACAATCAGAATTTTATATGGAACACCTGAATGTTTACTcttattttttattgcaaaagtcatttcataccatatttatttcgtaccattgtgaaaagtcatttcgtaccataaccAAAATTTGTAATGTCAGACGTGATATCACCCCTGTAGTGtctttaacaaaataacattacatataaaacttcttaaaagacaaaaacaaaaaacaacaatctgtAACTGTTATCAGAAAAGAAACAAGTGAAAATTTATAAAcggtgtaataaaaaaaaaaaaatgttcttgGTCCACTGttacgttgttttgttgtttttgacagTTTATTTACCAGGACGTTGCTACATGATCGACGTAAGGACCAACCTGTAGAAGTTGACAGTTAGTAGTAaatggtcaggtcaggtaagATGGAAATACGTTAACAGTTGATGGGTATTATGAGTATCAATAACGTTGCACGATAACGTGTTCTGAATTTctaactgtcaaaataaaggggaaaaaaaacaacaacaaaacattacatcGTTGTTGCAAATATACAGTACAACCGCTTTTATGATATGGTCGATTCACTAATTGcataaaaatacaatttcatattaatctatattctaattcaacacatttctaagaacgaatctgattggatccctgctaaaaatttcaggtggtaaaatcaccgataTACCGGTCGCAAATTTCCTGGCAGAAATACGTCATAGGTTAAGCGAGGAAcagggttgttttgtaatgacgtcataaagacaatttctgtagcgttcatattacgtacagaagtcgttaaatactgtgaagtttttatgtcagaaatgaacatattattctttattagtcgTTATCTAATCATGAGACcagattaaatatgtcaaattacacatctGTGTTCGAGCCGCTAGCTGTCCGACCACCCATCGTCTGTTAATGGGCtgcctaatgacgtcaccagctggtgacgttTATAGGCTTACTCTTACTACAAATGTGacaatttcctatttaaaatcaaccagcaaacagtttaattagaatagggataaccatactgtgttttccgatttgcgtacgtatatcggtggttttacagtAGCAAATTTACCGTTTTATCCCCTAAATATAATGCACGTCTGTTGTTCGTTATTCACGTTATTTACTTaggcatattattttattgttataaacataATGGTACATTAAAACCTGGTACAACATATAATTActagtattacattttacacaattctatattaattaaaaatgtataaacatattGGTAAGTTTTGACCAAAGTAAGGGTACGTTTTGGTATGGGTACGTTTTGACCAAAAATGTGTACGTCTTGGTATGTGTACGTTTTGACCAAAAATAGGCACGTTTTTTTGGGGGTACGTTTTGTGTCCACTTTCTTCGTAGGTGCTATTGTAAAAGGACAAAATAAaccaaagaagaaagaagaatgGCTACTCTTGCATCACGTGTGTTTGGTGTCTTTCGAGTTTGTCGATATCATGTGTCAAAATATGTTAACCTTGTCCAAAACAAAGCATTCTCACAGTCTAACTATGGTGTAATTTACTTTgcaaaaaggtgtttttttaacaatgacCGTCGGCGGTACGTATTTgatttttacttaaaatttaaAGAACCACATTGTCCATTCAATagattttttctctcgttcaAACCAGCGGTCACCCGAAATATGCCAAAAACTTGGGTTTTGgcatatttacaattaaaaaaactttttgcaatcaaaaaacctcacaaaaagcATAATTCTGCCAAAATCGTATCcaataagttttttttatacaggCCTACTTTATTGATagtttatcaatattatatgatttataATTTACATGAAGCACAAATATTGTCGTCAGACCTAAACATATGCATACGTCCGTTTCCGCCTTGTTTGTAAAATGCGGAACAGGACAGTTTTTAGGATCCGACTATTTACCCCCAAGATACCCCAAAAATACACCGAAGACACCACACtttttagtaaacgttaacgGTATTGGATGAGCAGCTTTCGGGATTGTACTATACGAAATAATTAATAGGTAGGCCTATTGCTTTAGTGacgtaaatataccaaaaatccgctttacaatatttacaatgaaaacccccatttcccaatcaaaaaCCCTCACAAAAGCGGGACAGAACAGATTTGAGAGTTTATgaagcgaccttaagcactcgaccaaacaagcactccaacccggGGATCAACGGCGGGATGGTAGCGAATGATTTAATAACCGCTAGATATGACAATGCTTGAATCGTCCCCCCTTggtggaacatccaccctacgcactcaaacagaccacgtattccaaccTGGGGGGAGAACagtgaaacgacaaaagtaaaagcatatactcaaccaaattagctggcataaattagcaatataaattaacaattactcaaaaccacccgcctgtacatcccttggatggaagagcgaccttaagcactcgaccaggcactccaacctggggattaacggcgggacggtagcgagtaTAGGGCATATTGACACCACCTTTAGGTGTACCGGTCTCCTCTAACCGATTCCCCAATTGCTGcttgtgtgtagtgtgtgtactTGGATATTCACTGTAGTAGGTCTGgttgacaaattaaatgtatatagttatttatgTAATGTGTGTTTGTTAATGGTGGCGGTTTATGTTTTGTCCTATTTTATAGGACAGAGGGCTTCTTTAGATGTTTATTCTTATACCCATCGACACGACAACAGCCAATAATATTGTACATGTCAGCAATAAATtggaaattttaaaagtatCTTTTGTACGTGTGACATCGTGCCTaattacattatacattaaACATATCAGTATGTCTCAATACCTCTATTATGAttatctttaaatttaaataatgttttatagttaacttatatttatttataccagAGTAATAAATTTAtgcatttataattaaaattaaatgtctgTTTTATGTGTCAGTAAGTCTGGcactaataaatgaaaatatgtcAGGAAAATAGCTCTATCATGTATGTTATAGGAATGTGTCAGTGATATCATTAATAAAGTCCATCCATTGATTCAATTAAGCTGACAATAAATTCCTCAGTGTCTGCACTggggaattaattaattatgacaTTACTCACTTTATCAATTCGACTGTTCAATAGTCAACGTTACAGACACACGTTTTTTAACATATTAGGCTAGTAATAAAATCGTCATGTAAAATGTGTAGCGAATGATGTTTCATTATCGTCTTAGCATAGAGAAACGTTTATACTTAaatacattcatttatactgGGTCCAATTATTTATGAGTAAAAAAGGTTTATACGTTAACTGACAAGAGTTATTGGACGATTTGtatacagacatacagttaTGTACAATGTTATTTgggttttattaataaatgtaggcatatattaaaaaatttccTAAAGAAGCCCTTCCCCTGCAAGTGCTGCACCTCACGccggtgcaggggtgtaacagctttttattttttttgaataCTATTATAttcaagagagaaaaaaaagatgcCAATACAGCacctttgttttcattattattgttaacgTAGATGTGAAATAATAACTAgccaaatcatttatttcacaCATCACAAGTTTTGCCTTTGTAATTACAAATGTAATTATTTCTTCAAATGGCCAAATGAACTTTGTAATATAATAGGCCAACGGTCATTCCAAAGGTATTCATTTGTATAaaggtttatatttatattctgttaacgtttactaataaaactaatataaacaGCATATCAATATACCCAGGGAGTACACCAATACAAAAAAGtgtggtgtctgtgtgtatttttgGGTATCTTGAGAGTAAATAGTCGGACCCTAAAATCATTCCTGTTCCGCATTTTACAAACAAGGCAGAAACGGACGTATGCATATGTTTAGGTCTGACAACAATATTTGTGCTTCATGTAAATCGTAAATcatataatgttaataaactgtcaataaagtatataaaaaaaccttaTTGGATACGATTTTGGCAGAATTAtggtttttgtgaggtttttggATTGCAAAAAGGttttttgattgtaaatattCCAAAAACCCGGTTGGCATATTTCGGGTGACcccaaaccagtgcaccacaactggtcaaaggctgtgatatgtgttttcctgtttgtgggaagtccatataaagattccttgctgcattaactTCAAGAAAATGTAGGGGGTTCCCTCTGATGACTGTCAGTAGCCTAGAGGCTATCTGTCGGGAAGTACGTAAATCCTATTTCCTACTGGGCTTtatatttgtagtgttttttttgcgatttgtgtctggacaaactttcgaggaaatctaacggcaattaaaggtaggagagtaattttttgtagttgttaacaatttggttcggagaGGCTAGAGGCTATCTGTCAGAATGACTAAGGTCGATGACaagtcactttttgcacccatgttttggcttcgtacacaataaatataacatatcttactgtaatttcacttgaaatttatatttcgtaaaaggtacaattttttaatcacaagattttcttaaaacacattcagatgcattagtaatgttcaaacaaaaaaatttcaatagcaagtttgcattgaaatttttccagcattcttaaaacagaaTCGTCATGTACCcatgtatggttattgtaacTTAAGGCgattcaaagtgacgtcattggaatactgacgtcattcaaatttaaaattagctatattattacaatgcttcgccacattaaaataaaaactggtctactaaccttgacccctgtcaaatttctataacaagcggacaacgttgtttacaggttggtattttggtatttttcataattctggacaaaatattaattttaagtttcaaaagatgaaagaaataaaaagtaccttttgtcaaatatatcgtATCAAAacattaccgttggatatgttttatttactgtgtacgaagccaaaataagggtgtgaaaagtgactgtcgtcgaccttagatCATGAATCAGGATTAACCTTGAGTGCAAGCACAATGCGAGGTTAATCCTGCCGAGGCATTAAGCCGTTAGCAGATCTGAACGGATCCGGGGAATTTTGCTCGGTACTGAATTGCCGTCAAAGTAACAACTACCATTACGTTTTCACACCCTAATTGTGTATTTTGAGCTCATggagaccaagaaatacttactttgaaacgatattcactttgaattaaaggaaaaaagtccaactgtttttttcttttttttaccgagtggattctagcagccaattacgctggcagacaatttcagcagacacgcatgACGACGTTCTAAACATGGGCCTTTCGGTTGTTATCTGTATTTCCCACACTTTTaaacactgttatgctaattattagtattcactataacTTAACAATTTCaaagttttaaagagtatcttcatatggaaggaaggaagaaaggaaggaaatgttttatttaacaacacactcaacacattttatttacggttatatggtgtcagacatatggttaaggaccacaaatatattgagagaggaaacccgctgtcaccacttcatgggctgctcttttcaattagcagcaagggatcttttatatgcaccatcccatagacaggatagcacataccatggcctttgatgtaccagtcgtggtgcactggctggaacgagaaatagcctaatgggcccaccgacggggatcgatcccagactgatcgcatatcgagcgaacgctttaccactgggctacatctcgcccccttTCATATAAAAAACATGACCGTTAAatatggtgtgttttttttatacctgacacacattataaaagggCCTGCAGATggatgaaattaatatttaaaaaaaaaaagtaaacataaAACTGAAACCACTGGATGAAGGGGGTGTTTTCTCaagatggttttgttttttaaaccagctacatttaatatttaattatcatttttattctttttcagTGCACTGCCGTATGTGATTGGCTACATGGGAGCATCTCGGGCACTGTTGGGATTtagcaaaaaagaaaaagaagatccTGTTACCACCCTTTTCCGCGAAGCTCGTACTGCACAGATTCAGAAAAATTACGACGTTGCCGAAAAGCTCTTCCATGATTGTCTGAACGTCGTGAATGAccagaagaaagaaaataaaatcgATGAGAGCGAATACCTTCATGCAAAATCGAACATATACGACAGCATGGCCGACATGGCTCTTTCTCGGGGACATTTCAGTGATGCTGAAGTACTGTACAAAGAAACTATGAAGTGTTGTTTGCAGATGGGCAAATCGCAGGATGACAACGCACTCATCGAAATGTCTGTGAAGCTGGCGAGCATCTACGCCATGATGAAACGTGACAAAGAAGCAGTGCAGGGATTCAAGTTCTGCATCGACGCACAAGAAAAGAAGGTGAAGGAAAATGCTGACAGCAGTGAGGATACGGTGGCTTTACTGGGTCTGGCCCTGGAGAGCTATGGTCGCTACCTGATGTACAACAAGAAGCTGGAAGAGGCTCAGCCACTTTTTGAACGAGCTCTGCAAATCGCCAAGAAAACACTTGGCGAGGATCATGTGCAGACGCTGATTTTGAGGAACGACTTGGCGACATTGGACATACTCAACAAGAACTACGTACAGGCGGAGAGTAATCTCAGAGAAGCCATTAAGATTGGGGAGCGAGTGGATTCTCCCGAAACGCCAGTGTTGTACATCAATTTGGGTGCAATATTCCTCCGAAAAGCAGACTCTGATAATGCACACAATGTTTGCAGTCATGCTCTGGTTGTTGCGAAGAAAATTGGAAATATTATGGCTATCAGCCAAGCGAAACGGTGTTTGGAAAAGTCCAAACAACTGAGGCTAAGAAAGGAAAATAATGTAGCAACTgggtaataatactaatatacataatataaactGTACGTACATCTCAGAGGTATTTCTATGTGTAAATACCAAAagatttttgtcttttttaatatttattttagatgtTTACAGGTACGTAACATTggtttttgaataaatattcaGATCtgcagttttatttaattaatgtgtttcatttttaacaaCGAATGTACAGTGACATGCATTTTAAGAATTATATTCCTGTAGTAGATGTAAGGAATGACTGCAATGTTTACTGTTCTGGCTGTTTGGGAAATAATTACTGGGGTATATGGATAGTGCATTTTAAGAATTATATTTCTGCAATACATTTAGTGAAAATTCAGTTATAAGTttgtaatacacatgtattataattcCTTTTGGAGTATTTTTCCGTGTAGTAGATGTAAGGAATGGCGTGCAATGTTTACTGTTCTGGCTGTTTGGGAAATAATTATATGGATAGTGGAAGGTGAATCATTTCTAAAACCCATTACTGAAGGGATTGAAGACATTATGATTTCTATGGAACAGTTTCCTGGAAAGCTTATCAAATCTCTACTTTTCAGGACAGTGCaaagttttccagacttttttctAGAAAACTTAAAAGGTAATTTTCATGTCTATTTGTAACAAATTTTGagtatattttacaaacatttaaagATTATGTATTGGCACCTCCTCTCTCCAcctcaaataattattttttaaacctcCTCTCTCCAcctcaaataattattttttaaacctcCTCTCTCCAcctcaaataattattttttaaaagttagatAACTGTTTTTGTTCTGACTTGCAGTACTCGGGCATGTAAATTATATGTAGACATATCAGCCATGATACATGTATTGTTACGGTGGCTGCAATTACACTGACTTTTACTCTCATTAACCAAGTATCATAACCTCTGTCCTTGACAAGTCGCTACATTTAAAGGGCCAATGAAAGTATGCTTCCCTGGATAGAattgatgttccaatgattaattatgataaaaaaattaaagggacatattttttaaacactaacacataGTCAAaagactattataaccgtttttgataacttaaatcatactttacttagaatctaagattttattgtttagatatcAAATTTCtttacattcaaagtgtttttggtcatcctggtgtttttaatattacaaaatgcatttctcatattttttaaaacacatgtgCGTCttagaagtaacagttatggagtggagttttagtctatttttagagggtatttcaccatttcaaagtcacagactcatgtttcacttaatttaactttatccaaatgtgttacaagtttgtagattaactaaacatagtgttaattttcaagggttgaaactagggtatgtccctttaatctgttGAGCTCTACCAATATGATGATCAATTGTCACGGAAAATGTTAACTGCCAAACTTGTTTTTCTAAACATTTattcctccagtttagatagTGGAATTgatgtatacacatgtacatgtattttggagttgtgtttgttttcataaagaaaaaagagatTAAATACAATGTGCATGTAGTGGTTGTAGgtcaaatttgaaatgtttaggGTTTCTCCTGGTGAACACAACAATGatatacacaatgtatgtgtggtcctttatAATTCAAATACTctttattatcatataattttaaccaattttgtaatcaaaagttgattggttggtgcATACTAATTCTAGCCAATGACTGATGTTGAATTTTTATCAGATTCCCAAcactaaaataaattgaaaatgtacaaatgtatgtgCATGTCTGCTAGTCATAATTCTTTAGCAAAAGGTGCttacatcgcaggatcgaactaccttggtaaattcattcaactgattgggttttcctgtctgtgggaaagtgcatataaaagatcccttgctactaattgaaaaatgtggcaggttttctGTGGTGGCTACTAcctgtagtcaag
This window contains:
- the LOC121383393 gene encoding tetratricopeptide repeat protein 19, mitochondrial-like gives rise to the protein MGASRALLGFSKKEKEDPVTTLFREARTAQIQKNYDVAEKLFHDCLNVVNDQKKENKIDESEYLHAKSNIYDSMADMALSRGHFSDAEVLYKETMKCCLQMGKSQDDNALIEMSVKLASIYAMMKRDKEAVQGFKFCIDAQEKKVKENADSSEDTVALLGLALESYGRYLMYNKKLEEAQPLFERALQIAKKTLGEDHVQTLILRNDLATLDILNKNYVQAESNLREAIKIGERVDSPETPVLYINLGAIFLRKADSDNAHNVCSHALVVAKKIGNIMAISQAKRCLEKSKQLRLRKENNVATG